The DNA region GAGCGTTCTTGCTTAGTCTATCAACGACCACCAAAATACAATGCTTACCAGAGGATGGCGGTAAACCTTCAACGAAGTCGAGACTGACGGACTCCCAGACGCCTACAGGTATTGGAAGTGGCTGTAACAGACCCGGTTTTGCAGCTAGATCGTATTTGTTTTGTTGACATGTTGTGCAGTTGCGAACATAGTTTTGAGTTTCCAAACTCATCTTAGgccagaagaaaagagatttgATTCGTTGCAATGTTGAATCTCTGCCGGAGTGACCACCAACTGCTGAGTCGTGTAGCCATTTAAAGATATGTATTTTGACGTTTGTATCATCACCAACCACAAGCTTTCCTTTCCTGCGTAATTCGCCATTGATAAAGGAATATGCAGAGTGTTTCGATGGCTTGGATTGTAGTTCCTGTATGATTTTCTGAAGATTCTGATCTGTATCCCAGAGTTGCTTGAGCTTCTTGTAAAAATCATGGTGAATTTGAGATAAGGCGATGTGAAGAAGCTGAGAACCGGAGACCCGTGAGAGAGCATCCGCGGCGACGTTCTCTTTTCCTTGCTTGTAATGGATCTCGAACGTGTAACCCATTAGTTTTGATAACCACATATGCTGAAAAGGTGTTGTTATCTTCTGCTCTAATAAGAATTTTAGGCTCTTCTGGTCAGTACGAATTATGAATTTGCTATGAGCAAGGTAAGGGTTCCATGTTTGCACTGCGTGAACCACAGCAAGAAGTTCTTTCTCGTAGACAGAAAGGCTTTGGTGACGAGGACCGAGAGCTCGGCTGATGAAGCATATAGGATGATTATCTTGCATAAGGACTGCTCCGATTCCTGTATTAGAAGCATCCGTCTCCACTACAAATTGCTTGGAAAAATCAGGCAAGGCAAGAACAGGAGCCGAGATGAGGGCATCTTTTAATGTTTGAAATGCAGAAGATGCCTCAAAAGACCAAGAGAAACTATCCTTGCGTAGTAGCAACGTCAGAGGTCGTGCAATTATACTATGGGCCTGAATGAAGCGACGATAGTAGTTAGCAAGACCGAGAAAGCTCCGTAATTGTTTCTGATTGGTGGGCGTAGGCCAGTTTTGGACGGCTTTGATCTTTGATGGGTCGGTGCTGACGCCGTTGGAGGAGATGAAGTGGCCGAGATACTCTATCTTTGTTGCTCCAAAAGTGCATTTAGATTTCTTGAGATAGAGTTGCTGGTGTCGAAGAATTGCAAAGATCATGTCTAAGTGAACCAAGTGATCTTCCCATGTTTTGCTATATATTAAGATGTCGTCAAAAAATACCAGTAAGAATTTCCGAAGGACAGGTTCAAAAACGTGATTCATGAGACCTTGAAACGTGCATGGAGCGTTTGTGAGACCAAACGGCATCACGAGGTATTCATAGTGTCCTGAGTGAGTACGAAATGCCGTCTTATGTATGTCTTCTGGTGCCATTCTTAACTGATGAAAACCTGCTCGGAGGTCTAATTTGGAGAAGTATTTGGCGCCACCAAGCTCATCGAGGAGGTCTTCTAGTAGCGGTATTGGATATTTATCTTTAATGGTCTGTTTGTTTAGGCCTCTGTAATCAACACATAACCGCCAAGAGCCATCCTTCTTCTTTACGAGAACCACTGGAGAAGCATATGGGCTGGAGCTGTACTGTATAATCCCTTGCGTAAGCATTTCTTGGACCATTTTATCGATTGCATCCTTTTGTATTGACGAGTAGCGATAAGGCCTGAGATTGACTGGATTAGCACCGGATTCCAGGGGTATTTTATGATTAAATCCTTGACGAAAGGGAGGTAGCTCCGTTGGGTCGTCAAAAATATCAGAGTAAGATTCTATGAGACGTTGTAACGAGCCTGATGTGTCTGGTTCGGTATTACTAGCTTCAATGTGGTATAAAATCGCCTCAGGGTTGAGTCCTTGTGGTGACTCTGTTTCGCGATTCTCACGGAGATGGAGAAGTGCTAGCTGCGGTTCTTGTAACAATAATTTGTTCAAGCTGTTGCTGGAGATAATTTTTGAGTCGTTTGGTGTGATACCTCGGAGGACATGCTTTAAGCCGTTGAATTTGAATTCCATACGAAGATTTAAGAAATCCCATAAGATGGGTCCCAAAGTTGAAAGCCATTGAACTCCAAGAACAAGGTCGCTAAATCCGAGTCGTAAGGTCCGGACTTCAGACTTGAATTCATATCCTTGTGTCTTCCATACAAAATCGCTGCACTTGTAGTTGGTGATCAGGTCGCCACTTGCTGCGGCTACGGGCATCGGTGTGATTGATGTAAGGTTGCAACCAAGAGTTTTAGCAACTTGGAGATCAAGGAAGTTGTGAGTGCTTCCAGGATCGATGAGAATATGGAGCTTTCTTTTTCCGTATTGGCCCATGATTCTCATGCAATTGTAAGTTGGTGAGCCGTTGAGAGCATGAACAGAGATGGTGGGGGTTTTGTTATTAGTATCTTCGAGGTTTGTATCAGATGGTGTTTGtatgtcttcttcctcttcggaGTCTTCGTTCTCGGTTTCGAGATACAAGATTTGAGCTCGCTTGTGTTTAAGCTGGTGGCCTGGAGTAAAGGGTTCTTCGCAGAACATACATAAACCTTTACGCTTTCGTTCCTGCATCTCGTCGAAGGTAAGGCGTTTCTGATTTGTATTTTGTAGCAGAGGTTTTGTGTTCGGTGTTGCCGGTGTGGTCGCAGGTTGAGATTtgtatgaagatgatgaatttgTCTTTTGGTACGAGTTGTAAGAAGGTCGGGATGACTTTACAGGAGCGTGCTGGAGAGAGAGCTCATGGAATTTGGCTATGCGGGCAGCTTCTGGAACGGTAGTTACGTTGAACTGTCTAACATGGAAAGCAAGATGTTGGTTCATGTTGGTTAAGAAGATGCTCAGTGCATGTTCCGGTGGGAGCGTGAGACGAGTCATTGAAGAATCAAACTTCTCTAGGTATTCGTCAATAGTGTCGCTGCTTTGTTTTAGACTGACGAGTTCGGCGAGAGGATCATAGTATAGCTCTCCAAATCGTGATGATATAGCGCTAATGTAGTCTGGCCAGAGAGGATATATGTTATAACGATTTGTGATATATCCGTGGTGCCACTGTAGAGCTTTTCCGGTGAGATGAAGAGCGGCGAGACGGACTTTTAGTTCTGGTGATGTGTTGTCGATGGAAAAAAATTGTTCACATCGATATATCCATTCTTTGAGCTCCGTTCCGTCGAACATCGGGAAACCGACTTTTGTTAAGCGGGAAGAGAGTGCGTGGGGAAGAGGAGGGTGGGTTTCCGCGGCGGGTGGTGCGGCTGTTTTGATGGTGCTGTGGTCCGATGAGGTTGGGTCTGTTGGTTTTGGCGTAGAGGATTGAGTTTGATCGATGCTTGTAGCCTTGAGGATTTGTGAAATCATTGCTTTAAGTTCTGCAATTTCTCCTCCCAACTCTTTCCTTATTTCTTCTGACTGCTGCAATTGGGATGAACGGATTTCGTCGAGCTGTTTGTTCATCTCAGACGTAGCGGTCGATGATCTAGTTTCCATGATATGGTCCTAGAGGATTgagatgctctgataccactgaGACGGGAATTCCGGATAGATAAATCCCAAACTAGGAATCCTACTGTGGATTCGAAGAACGGGTAAACAAAGGTGTAGGAGATGATCACTGAGGTAGAAGGATCAACTCGAAAACCAGAGTTCGTATGATGCGAAGTTCTTTGTATGAACTTAGCAAGTAACTTGGAAGATAAGCAATAGGTTTTAAGAAAGCTTTATTGATTGATTGTATGAATATAAAAGTGCCCTTAGGCTACATATATATAGCAAACCAAGAGGAGGTTTAACtatgaaaaaggaaaaacataaacttataattaaaaggaaaattaacataagaatttagaaaaggaaaacttAGAAATATGGAAAACTAGTAAAGAACCGACATTGTGACTTTCCTGTCACAGGAACACAGTTGAGGTCATTTATCTTGAAATCAAGTAAGGGATGACATGTGACAGaggtcttcttttttttcttttttgctgaTTTTAAACAGAGTAATGTTTTAattattcttttctttcttaGGCAAAAAATCAAAGAGCATTGCCAAAGGCAAGGAGCTCAAGAAGAACGAGAAATTGCTTCAACAGATCGAAGCAGTGAGTAATGGATTCCCCTCTTTGTTATTAGACcctcttttgtttctttatcaTTGTCTTAAGATTGCTCCTATTATTTGTTCTGTCTCTGTGTGTGATTAGGTCAAACCCCTGAGCTTGATCTTGTTTGTACACTGTGAGATCTCATTGCTTGCTGAGAGGAGACAAGGCAATGCAGCTTGGCTTTGAGAGTGGCTTGAAAGTGAAACAATACTGAACTGTTGATAGTAATAGTTGACATATTTTGCTGGTTTGGTATGAGGTTCATTACAGGTGCATTCTTGGATCCGTGGTTATGCTGCTGATATGAATGAGTTTTTAACAGAACGTTTTACTTGCGATCTTCTTCGTTGCCGCAAAGCTGCTTTTAGGGTATGTTTTAAGTACTTTGAGAAGAACACTGATGACTATGTTCTAACCATTATGTCCTTCTCTCTACAGGCATTGTCCAAGACTCAATTTTCTCTCCTTGCACCAAACAAAGATGGCCTCATCAGTTTAGAAAACATTAGATCGGTTCTAAACTGTTTTTAAATTTCCCTTTTCTTCTCTCTAAAGGTGATATAGTCCCTGTTGCATTTTATTCTGTTTGGACAGAGGCTCTTTCAAGGGAATGCAGCTTCTTGCTTTGGTAAGAAACGTTTCTCTGTGTGATTTTTCAGATTGTAGTAGATACTATAAAAAAGTTTAGTTCCAATGCTCCTTTCAATGGCTGTCATGTTTGTGCAGCTGCAATAAACGTTCATCAACATGAGTCGCTTGATTGTCTGGAAGAGAGCATACCTCATGCTTATGAGCTATTTGAGAAGAATGGAAACAGAGCCATCGTCATTAAAGAACTCGCTTCTGTAAGTTAAGCAGTGTTTGCTCTTTACAAAGTTCCTCTTAAAGCTGACAACATGTTGTTTTTGAGTATGCAGGAACTTGGGATTGGACCAGCTATTACAGTACATTCGGTTCTTCATGATTGGATAAGACACACACACAGATGGGAAACTTAGCTTCGTTGGGTTTGCTAAACTCTTACATGGAGTCTCTGTTCGGCCATCGGTGAAAAGTTATGTAATAAAAAGAATAGGAATCCTCAAATAACAGACTTGGAGGTTTCTGAGAATTGGATTGTGTGAGTAAATACATTAATGCTTATTAAGAGGTGATGAGTGTGTTTATTGTTCTTCATGTTTTGTATTGACAAGTGTAGAAGAGATTCCTTTTGTACTCTTTGAGGTGAGGATCATTTGTGTAAGACTGAGTAGTACAGTGGGAAGTTCACTACTGAGCTTGTTGGCCCCCCTATGTTTAAACCGGTCAATAGGTTCAAATTTCTTGTAACTGAAGATGCAAGAAAGAGACCGTTACAAGAATGATGAGAAACGTTTTTGCAACCGAAGATGAAGATGGGATCTGTCCAGACAAATAGCAAACACATATCCACAAGAACTATACAGAGCtctttttattttgtacttAAAAAACATTCAAGTCCCAGTAGACAACtgtcaaaaatgtaaaaaaggCATACACTGATTAAAGAACGATCTCACTAAACATTTTTAAGTGGATCTGTTTGTTATATAGACTTAACAACATACTTTGGTTATAATTGAATTTGTGAGAAATGAGAATAGGTTCGAACGAGAGAGATCAGTAATTAACAGAAAAGTCGAGAAATGTTTTGCAACTGAAGATGAAAATGTGATCCGTTCAAACACAATAATCAGAATATAGACAAAACAAGACAGTGAAAGGTGTAATACAAACTCAAAATCTTATCATTAAAGAAAGAATCATATGATTCTGGACTACAAAAAGGACACATATTGAACTAAAGAATAATACAAACACTTATCATTCATTACCGAAGCTGAAGTGAACCTGTTTGAGTTGCATCAGTTTTCTCTTTtctgagttaaaaaaaaagaaactgatcCAAGATCAAACAGGACTCTTCTCAAATTACTACATACGAACTAAACAGACAGTACTTAGTAAATCATTCATCACATGAGTAGAGAAGCCACAAGCTCAGCATCAAGGGTGGCCAAACCTCCAAAAATTGTATCCAAATCAACATTAGCTAAATCAAGATCAAGCAGGTTTTGATCATCACCTGGTAATAACAGAGCATTGTTGTTCTTGTTGCTGCAAGAGTTTTCAGAAACCGCCTcaatctgatgatgatgatcatcttcttcttcttcttcaaaaccGTTGAGGATTTGATCAATATCCATATCGCTCCACTCTTCAGAATTTACCTCAGAATGAGTTGCTGATAAAGCAGTGTTCTTGTCTTTGTCGTTGAAGAAACGGTCACAAACAGAGATGATCTGATCATCCTCTGAAGTGATTAGGGTTTGAGGAAgtaaatcatcatcatcaacttcGATTAGGGTTTTACCAGTTCCGTGGTGGTGGGGAACAACAAGCGAACCTTTTCTTTGACTAAAACCAAAGGCGTCCTCATCAAGCAACCGCTCAGCATCCCTCATCAGTATCTCCATGGACTCCATCGCTTGCATTATTTCTTCAGGATCATTCGATCTTGCTAACTTCTCATCCTTCCACCAATAGCCCAACCCTAGTTCCTTCCGAGCCATGCATATTCCTATGTCCTCCCTCATCTCTTTGCTTTCTTCAGGGACACGAACTGGCCTTTGACCGGAGAGATACGCAGAGACCAACGAATCAACCGAAGAGTGTCCGAAGGAGAAGAAAGGGACGTTGGAGTTGGAAGAAGAAGGAGTCGCTAAGATCGCGATCTGAGCCTCGCCCATTACACAGAGCTGTGCGGCTTTGCTGTAGAGACCTTCTCTACGTTTACTGAAAGTTACAGCCTTTGAGTTCTTATCGTCAATCTTCTTTAGCACAGCCTTTCTCTTCGTCCCTCCTCTTTTCACCATTGTTGAAGAAAAACGAAACCCTAGTTTTCAATATTACAGAGCGAAATTACAGAGCTTAGGAAGAAAACGAAACCCTAGTTTTAGAAATTACAGAGCTTTTCGAGTAGAGAAGCTttagagaaaaagagaaagcaaaGTAAACACTCTCTCCATCTATTTGGTCTGTATAAATAGGTTACGTTGTTGTCATTAATTTCCCGCTAATCagtaattaaaaactaattaactTTGActatttcctttttacaaaCTAATCAGTAATTACACTTGGATATAACTTAGACCATATTCCCTTTTTTCTTAAAGTAACATCAAAACCTAATTTATTTACTCGTACCATGTTCGGTTCGAGAGAtggaaataaattaattatcgGACCAAACCGGTTCTCTTTTTCTGTTCTTCTCTCTGGGGGTTTCGATTAGGGA from Raphanus sativus cultivar WK10039 chromosome 8, ASM80110v3, whole genome shotgun sequence includes:
- the LOC108820357 gene encoding agamous-like MADS-box protein AGL97, with product MVKRGGTKRKAVLKKIDDKNSKAVTFSKRREGLYSKAAQLCVMGEAQIAILATPSSSNSNVPFFSFGHSSVDSLVSAYLSGQRPVRVPEESKEMREDIGICMARKELGLGYWWKDEKLARSNDPEEIMQAMESMEILMRDAERLLDEDAFGFSQRKGSLVVPHHHGTGKTLIEVDDDDLLPQTLITSEDDQIISVCDRFFNDKDKNTALSATHSEVNSEEWSDMDIDQILNGFEEEEEDDHHHQIEAVSENSCSNKNNNALLLPGDDQNLLDLDLANVDLDTIFGGLATLDAELVASLLM